The nucleotide window tacacatgtaaacatggcgTTGCACAGACAAGTTCATTCTGAGagtaatacacatgtaaacatggcgTTGCACAGACAAGTTCATTCTGAGagtaatacacatgtaaacatggcgTTGCACAGACAAGTTCATTCCGAGagtaatacacatgtaaacatggcgTTGCACAGACAAGTTCATTCCGAGagtaatacacatgtaaacatggcgTTGCACAGACAAGTTCATTCCGAGagtaatacacatgtaaacatggcgTTGCACAGACAAGTTCATTCCGAGagtaatacacatgtaaacatggcgTTGCACAGACAAGTTCATTCCGAGagtaatacacatgtaaacatggcgTTGCACAGACAAGTTCATTCCGAGagtaatacacatgtaaacatggcgTTGCACAGACAAGTTTTTTCTTGAACTGTATTCAAAGCAATTGATATAATCTGTTAACATCAAAATAGatacttgaaattttttttcaaaaaaaaaaaagatttagaatacccctACCATCTCACCTTTTTCATCAGCAAAAACAATGAAGGCCTTTTCAgaaactgccatgacgtcacagtgacctaattcgtagcttATAGGAAAACGATTGGCTGTATATTTCTAAGCCATAGTAAAagagaaataaagttcttgttttcatgtatgttgcaggataagcTCCTTGGTctcaaaatgttgtttgaaatataaaacaacatttctcgacctTGGAGGTTATTTTGCAACATACACAAAAACGTGATCATTATATcttaatgtgacatttacagagtacacacacatataaattatatatatgatacatgtgATATTGTTTGAAGTACAGTTGTATATGATGCATTTAATATGCATATATGATACAACtgaaatgtatataaattgaaCCATAACATgatgtacatatacaatacattaAATGATctgtatatacaatacaaattatcTGTATATACGATACATGTGatctgtatatataatacatatacatatgtacatacggtgtacatatataaatatgtatgtaaTTACTTTTCACAATGAttggtaaaagtataggtaaaaaaaatactaaaagaaacacaaaacgTTTAGTAAATTATATTCTTTATTGCTGAAGATGCAAGTCTTatggcatacatgtttacaaaaataataaacaatgcAACAATTGTATGGCATAGCATGGCATTATATGGTATGTTACACAATattgatgtgaatttatagacagagaatgctatataagtaaatcattatgtaaattaaagGCACAGTAAAGATAGTTCCCCAAATTACACaactctttgaaattttttactcTTAATAattgtacaagtttaaaaacAGATGGTTTTTTCCAATAAATTACCCTTGATATATTTCCTGTGCAATTCAATAAAGCaaggacattttaaaataaatgaaattcatcctcaatatctaaattacaaagtttacaatagCAGTTATTACTGAAGATTAAAAAGGAAAGCACTGAAGCTTTACAAAACGTCctcgtttttatttttcattacctgtagatatatatagatatatattaaaaaattaattttcatattttgaaatgcatgAAGGCATGAATTACAATGCTTCACGTTgacatacttcatgaagtgtgtTAGCGCTTTACAAAAAGTATGCCCGCATGAAGCATTGCAATTCAttccttcatgtattttcaaaaatgaaattaataattttatatttacattttactttcatttctgccgAAATTCCCAGCCCTTGaaataggtatatatatatatatatatatatatatatatatatatatatatatatttgcattaagAAGATCAAGATTAAAATTTCATGTTTGCAAGAgaagaaaaatgaaaactaagACTTGTACATGTGTACACATAGTTGCATGGTCTGTCTTTCTTTAAGAAGTATGTCACTTGATTTGTTCTAATGTTGGAGGAAAAATAGGCGCACACTTTACAGCTCAAATTGCATGTTGCATATTGTAATTGCATGTATTTACATGATATAATATGTTCATTATCGAGAATAATTATCAACTCAATGTATACAGCTTTTTGTAGAATGTGTATCTAATTTTAATTTGGATGTATGACATgtatattttagtcattattaTTACTATAGCAAATGAGCTTAAATATTAACCTTGACCATTGAACATGCAGTAGCACAAATTATATCCTCGCAATAAAATCTTTGCAGCTTTTTGTTCATTATATAACCTGATGAAGTTATTTCAGATGCAATGTTCCCATTaccaaaatataaatttaggatCACCAGTTGTTTAAATGACAGAagcaaaaaaaattatgacTGGGTTAAAGATTTTTAGAGATTTATGAATTGTTTATAATTCCTGATTTTtgtcaattcatatgaaatattcttgaaaCATCTATAGATTTGATTAATTTAGATTTTGCAAAGATGATTGAATGATTATTTGAACTACTTTATGAAAGCATATTAAACATCAAAATTCATTTACTaagatgaaaatatttaaattaaattCTTTGCCATATGACCACCTTATTCATTCAATGTTTATCCACACCTCACCACCTATAATGACATTATTAAAACAGTGGACACATCTTTTTGCAGGAAAAGAAAGCACATGAAAAAGTTCAGCAGGTCAAGACAAGGGAAAAAAACCTACTCATGCAGAACATCCAACAGCTTGAGGACGCTCCGGAGGGAGAGGAAGGAAATCTTCACAATCTTCCTCTGTCCCCTGATGGTAAATACCTAGTGCTTACTGCTACTGATGAATTAGATGACCTCATTGAGTCAGGTGACCTGGCTCAGCCAATGGAAAAGCTTACTGTTGAATCTATGCAGCTACCAATCAGTGGTGACTTGGACAATGTTGATGTTGAACCTGAATCTGAAGCTTAACGATAAGGTTTACGCAATAGGTACTGTTTGTATTGGAGCATTTCATGGTTTACTGTAGAATTGTTATATTTTAAGGTGGTTCATTCCTCACATTTTTGTATTCGCTGTAATTACATATCACATTTGGGTCTAATTATTAATTAACCAACAATGCATTTTGAATATAGGATAGGAAGTCTTAGTCATTGAAtgaaaatgtgttaaaaatttatttccgtagcaaaataaataaaacgtagcaaaataaataaaacgtacCACTTATGGCTGTGTGATTCTACAGTATTTCAGTCTTTGAAACTTGTTGCAATGTTTAACAAGTCTAAATTCATTAATGAACATGGTGTTTGTGTGGGATGGTTTGTGATATTGCTGGGTGTGTATTTCCTACTGTAAACAGTCCCTAGCTTTTATCTGTTTTATAGATATAGTTAAAAACGTGGGGGAGTCCGGGGGCTAATGGGATGACGGCGTGCTTAGTAGGATGTCTCACCAGTATATGATGTTTTGATGttaatatattgatttttttttttccttctaatTTATTGATAGATGAAGATTATAGATTTTCTAGCTTACagttaatgaattttaaattgaCTTGTACATTGCAAGGCTTTGCTGTTTTGTGAGAAGGTTTGGGAGCTTGTGcatttattgatttgtatacaagtacattttaaatttttaaagtaCTGTTTGTTTGCTGTCCCTAAACTATTAAGCGCATTTATATCCTGGTTTTAAGAatcttcatttattttatcattttcctAAACGAAGCATTGAGTGTatcataaaagaaatatttgagGTTGTAAATCTCGTTTATTTGAGTGCCATGTGAAATGAagattggtacatgtatgtcttgccACAAAACAGACCATGTGATCATTTACTATTAATGTATTCTACATTGTTTTAACACCTGCCATGAAATTAGAATTATCACTTCAAAGAATCATTTAATAAGAAATTACTAACAGTATATAGATATTTGCATCTTCTAACTATGCAATGAACTATAACCTTCTCCAGTTACGCCCCTTGGTTGGAATACTTCCGGTATACCTTTGTTGCAGATATATTATGTTTGTTAGATTGTTGCATGCACTTTACTGTAATGGTTGTTCTTGCTTCAATATGTGTTGGGTACATGAGGAAAGAGTGAATTGTTATTATGTTAATAGCTATGTGCCAAGTTGGATAcagattgtacatgtacaacaaaatatTTCGTATAATACCAGTATGTGTAATTAAAGTTTAAACCTCGACAGTTTGGTGACTTTAGGAATAATACAGGTTTACAATTGTACAATCAGAGAATGTAATTTACTGTACAATGTCTGTTGGTGATGAAAACCAGAAGTAGGCATTCGTGATATGTattatattttaaagatatgatgCACACTCTCACTTGATTAGTAATTGTAGATTTCAGTCAATATTTGATGCAATTTGTCATCTTCATGTTTTTTGGGCTGtgttaaacaatttttaaaaaaaaatatttcctaaTAAGATTTGATATCATTGTTGTCGTGTAATGGTATTTCAGTTTTGTGATCAAATGGAAACATGTATGAAAACTATGCAAATTGATGACTATTAAAACTGTCCCGAGTGCTGCTTTTCAGGACTCCCGTGACACAGGTACATTGTTCAATCTTCCCCAGTATTTGTAACTTACAAGAGTGCATTCTTTATTTATCCTATTTATACTTTGAATATTACTTCCTCAAAGCATTTAGTTTCttgaaatttttctgaaatttacaaagaCTTCTTTAAGCTCAGGGTCTTGAAAACTTGGGATTATTTTTTAGTTACAAACTGacattttaaaacttgtttCAAACAAAATACAGTCGTATTGCTCTTTTTCATTCTACCTGTGATATTTGGATTTGCTATGTATGAGTTTGTAAATGGGAGTAATTTTATTTGTGTACAagtagagaaaaaaaataaatagataacatcttcagatttgttttgtttgattttaggGTGTTGTCGTTCTGTACTTATGTTAGGGTCAGTTTACAATGTAACTTCATGCCAGAGAACTATGAAATTCTGTTACAACACGACTTAATTGTGTCCACATGTGCAAAACATTTGTCTATTGAATACATATTTCTTAAATCGTTTATTTAAGAAATTCCAATTTTAACTTTGAGAACTCTAGctaagttgttgaatatttgagtACGACCAAAACACACTTGCAAGCACATCTAAAACAAATTGGGTGGTGTCATCTACTTGGATATAATAAAACCCATAACTTGATAGAAAATTAATAAGTCATTTTTAGAAATTTGAGAGTAAAacgaaatattttattgaatagtCACCGCTCCGATCACACAGAAACTGTTCCAAGATGTGCTACCGTGACGTCACGAACAGTCAAACTGTAGGAACAATCGGCCAGAATTGGCGAGATTTTCACCGAATAAACTTTTGTTGCGGGATCCATGTGATGAATAATGACCTCAGAAAATCGGTTCGACTGCACATTGATGGGGGAGGTGGGTTTAAACTTCCATTAaacagttttatactgttggttTATCTGTTTTCTAGCGAAGTAAATAAAGGATCACACGGTGTAGTTACGTTTGAACTGACAGTAACTGGATTTTCATAAAGGTCATCTCCCTACTGACCCTAGGCAATAAAACCGATTTAAAAGTGTTTACTTGGTGTTTGTTTCATTGTATGATATGATTGTATACGAGCTCGGTAAAATTCGGATTGGTTGCGACATTTTGACTAAAGTCTAAACCGAATCTGTGGACAGTCCCTTCTAATTTGATTCAGAAAATTTTCGCTGAACTCCTGCCGGTTGTTGCGAAATAATTTAAGATGCTCCAGTGTCTTGCTTTAAAATGACATCCTTTGAACTCTATTTTGCAAGTAAACATGTATTTCTGACCTTTTACCAGGGTAAAGTACACGGTAATTCCATGTGAGGTGGTGTAGACTAAATGCGATATGGCTGTTAAGACCACTGTAACTTGTAATTCCACGTTAGCTGGTGTAGACTAAATGCGATATGGCTGTTAAGACCACTGTAACTTGTAATTCCACGTTAGCTGGTGTAGACTAAATGCGATATGGCTGTTAAGACCACTGTAACTTGTAATTCCACGTTAGCTGGTGTAGACTAAATGCGATATGGCTGTTAAGACCACTGTAACTTGTAATTCCACGTTAGCTGGTGTAGACTAAATGCGATATGGCTGTTAAGACCACTGTAACTTGTAATTCCACGTTAGCTGGTGTAGACTAAATGCGATAAGGCCGTTAGACCACTGTAACTTGTAATAAGTCTTCCTATAACGTGTCAGCCTTGCAAAAGATACAAAACAAGCTTGGAAACTAAATAAGCAATACATTCAGATAGAAAAAGTTGACTGGCACATAGAAAGACCTGTTCTTGGACATAATAAGGGGGAAAGCCTTAGTAAAGCAGGAATCGTGGCTCTTCGCTGCAGGACTGAGGTAGAAATGTTCATCTTCAAATCAGCAAAAGTCATACCAGGTGAAATGATCGTGCAATTTATACAATTGAAAAGTCTGAACTGCATGTTTAATTGTAATGAAGAATACGAAGGATGTCTCTTAAACCCCCGTCTGTGCTGTAAATGACATGTTAAATTCTAAACTAATACATCTTTGCTGGAATCATAATATCTCATCTTTTGAGTAGATTCTCATTACATACATTATGTTTTCTCATATTCTGTAATGACGTCAGATATCCGCTTCCTGTTTGGTACCAACTTCTTAGAATTATTTCAAGTTCCCGACATTTTTCATACATTCGTTTATCTGTCTTTGTTGATGCTCAGACATGTTGTCCTTTGCTGTCCGCAAATACGTTCTCAGATCTCAGTTACTATACGGCGAATGAACTAAATTATTCTATGTTTCTGTGACAACGATATTTCCAACACTGTCTTCCTAACCTGGAGACAGAAAAGACTTGTCTCCATTGTTATGAATACATTGTATCCTCATCACGATAAGCTAAAGACAATTACAGTTCGCTTATTGCAGTACAATAATCTTGATtgatagagggcgaagccctctcacggcccgaagggccgtgagagcggagctctccctataggtaacacgtatatacatgtttaaaacgaaaatataggaaaataatgaaaaattaaaccatacctatggaacttgaaaagtttggtactaatggcgtcgattcgaatattagcgcgtggacatgtattcctccatcttgaatctcgtctaccctagttcacgtcgttctgagatgttacacataaaatccgtaaaaacatgtaaatcttattttcttaatcatatataatcactccacgattaacgccatgttttttgttgtggttcaaacactttgtttgtaaatttgctaaataacgacgctgaatatgacgtcacaatgtactgtttacatcaattgcgttatatttcccgcgttcaatatataggcggatcaaatgtccaaaattaggatgctttgatacagctccgtccgcgtgctaacttcgagttgtttttgtcctgttttggatatagatactaatgtcaaaacttttttgcttcgccctcaaacacggtcacgccgtaaaacatattattctTTGAAATACGCATTGGCTTGGTGTACAGATGAATCCCTTCCTTGCTCATAATCCTATAAagtatacaaatgtatagtAGGGTAACCAGAGgtacataggaggagtaagcatccccctgttgaccggtcaaccccaccgtgagccctatattttgatcaggtgaGCGAAGTTCTGTAGTAAATCGAGGAGATTTCTCTTCAGGCGTGTCGGCTATTGAAGTTTCCCTTCAGGCGTGTCagatatattgatataaacCTAAAGGTTTTCTTCAGGCGTGTCAGCTATTTATGTAAACCTAGTAGGGTTTTTTCAGGCTTGTAGATTATTGATGAAAACCTCAGAGGTTTCTCTACATACGTgtcaaatattgatataaaccTAGGAGGTTTTTTTTCAGTTGTGTCGCCGGAGATTTAAATTGACACGGACGCTCATTGCATGGAagaataaaatgttattttaaaaaacactatTTGTTTTAGAAATGATCAGTTGACAACTTAGTGTTCATaaacattaattgaattatgcCATCACGAGCAGAATTGAGTCCTACAGGTTTGAAATAACTTTCTCTATTTCAATAACATCCGAGGATGACTctccttttttgaaaaaaacgCTATGTATATTTAACTCCTACTTCTTATCAAAgaatgtacataaaaatacagTCATGTTAAAAAAGATTTTATTCTTGGATCAACATAAGAATAACATTAATCCTTTGTTGGCATCTATCTGCCTCCTATGTCTAGAAGGGCCCTCCCTTGTCCAGCGCTTCACACAGAAAGCAAATCTCCTTGATTTTTTCTTCAATCTACGTTGTCCTTTGATTGTTGCGCAATACGAAAACTTGTCGTAGCATCTAAAAGTTGTGGAATCGATATTTCCGAAGCACTGCAAAACAAGTGGACAAAGCCGGTAAATCAATCTAgtcattcatatttattttaatcataGGGATGGACGAAGGGACAAATTAGGGTAAGTGTTCCGCATGTAGTCCCCGTTGTCGCtagaatttcaaaatacagtCTACgccggatatattgaaattcagagACTTGCCTGAATTCTTCATtgtatccaaagttcaatataaccaatgttgAACTATATAGATAATGTTATTGGGGATTGACTTTCACTTTAATATGACAGATAATTCAAATTTAAGTGGAGTAAACGGTAGACCTTAAAATCGTAAAATCTAGGGAAAATTATTACAACATAGCACCTCATTAGAATAATTATATGCAAGTTTCTAAAGATACAGGATTGTGACAGATTTGAGGAAATTCAGGTTTTCAGAATAAAATAGCACACATGTATATCTGTGAGTGTACTGTGTGCATGTATTagaaattttacatacattttattgTGGAAAACATGAAGCACACATTTGCCTAAGTACCATTTCTATATCAAAGTTGcagttgatatacatgtagaaaaattTAAGTTTGAGAGGTTAGCACGTGTGTACCCCATATGTTCTTAGACAAAATATGCTTCATCTTTGTAAATTTTTAGCCAAAAAAGGATAAAGGTAGGAATTTGtattgactttgtgaccttgtgACATGGGAATATAACCTAGCTATGTTAAAACTGAtacttattttgatatttttaaaaaaccatgaTCTGGGTTACATGTACTACTACAAAATAATGATCTACATTTTTGTCTATGATGATATCTTAAAATGGGTTCCATATTATTTGGCCCTTATCTTAGTTTTTcctttttgaaaaacattgctGATGCAATATACAAGAACAATGCAATACCAAAGTACAGATATAGTTTTTTCATCACCACGGGATATTCTCAATAGGCGCCATATTTGTTAGCCAGGAACACTCTTAGACTATAGCAGAACCCCGGAATTCCTTTGACAAATTCAAAGTTACCGTAATTCATGTAGAATTCTACATTGATGTACTTCTCAAACTATATATCACCATTGTATCGTCTGCATGTAGTGGGTTACTGTATCGTATGTTTGAATATCTGTTGTTTGTCTTCTGATTAAAGATGTACACATCATCAGCATCATCTAACAGTAAACAGTTATTTATATACAACCATACCTGCTCCATCTCTCCACAGTTGTTTTTGTAGGTGTCATTCTCCAGCCAGTTCTTTTGAATCATATTAAGAGTGTCCCATTCACGTGCTGTCATCACCTTTAGTTCTGCACAGTTCTTGTATGGTGAAACTGTAATGTCGATATGCAATCAAATGGCCTCATATTGTGTATCAGAGAGCACATTCACATTGATAACTTATGATTTTGAAAACTTCAGCACGTAAAACACCGAGAATACACGACAACACAACATCCCTCAGttgcacattgtttacaactgtaaGAGAACTATGCATACACAAACTGTTAACTGGTGGAAATAATGCTAAAAATAGACCTTTCTTAATGGTAATCAGTCTAGTCTTTAAACTGAAGTTGATTGAAATCAAATCTACAAACAGTCGTTTGTGTTTGTGTGAGTATAAAGCAGTTTTAGTTCAGGTATCCATAACAACAACATTTCGCAATTGTTCAGCTGGATATAAACACGATACCTAATACTGAGTATCTCACAAACGTATATATACTGTCTACTCatctatacactgtacaatcgTTTATATATACTGTCTACTCatctatacactgtacaatcgTTTATATATACTGTCTACTCatctatacactgtacaatcgTTTATATATACTGTCTACTCatctatacactgtacaatcgTTTATATATACTGTCTACTCatctatacactgtacaatcgTTTATATATACTGTCTACTCatctatacactgtacaatcgTTTATACCTAATACTGAGTAACTCACAAACGTATATATACTGTCTACTCatctatacactgtacaatcgTTTATATATACTGTCTACTCatctatacactgtacaatcgTTTATATATACTGTCTACTCatctatacactgtacaaccGTTTATATATACTGTCTACTCatctatacactgtacaatcgTTTATACCTAATACTGAGTAACtcacaaacatatatatactgTCTACTCatctatacactgtacaatcgTTTATATATACTGTCTACTCatctatacactgtacaatcgTTTATATATACTGTCTACTCatctatacactgtacaatcgTTTATATATACTGTCTACTCatctatacactgtacaatcgTTTATATATACTGTCTACTCatctatacactgtacaatcgTTTATATATACTGTCTACTCatctatacactgtacaatcgTTTATACCTAATACTGAGTAACTCACAAACGTATATATACTGTCTACTCatctatacactgtacaatcgTTTATATATACTGTCTACTCatctatacactgtacaatcgTTTATATATACTGTCTACTCatctatacactgtacaatcgTTTATATATACTGTCTACTCatctatacactgtacaatcgTTTATATATACTGTCTACTCatctatacactgtacaaccGTTTATATATACTGTCTACTCatctatacactgtacaatcgTTTATACCTAATACTGAGTAACTCACAAACGTATATATACTGTCTACTCatctatacactgtacaatcgTTTATATATACTGTCTACTCatctatacactgtacaatcgTTTATATATACTGTCTACTCatctatacactgtacaatcgTTTATATATACTGTCTACTCatctatacactgtacaatcgTTTATACCTAATACTGAGTAACTCACAAACGTATATATACTGTCTACTCatctatacactgtacaatcgTTTATATATACTGTCTACTCatctatacactgtacaatcgTTTATACACAGTGTAATGGTTTTATTCATTCATATAAGTGTGATTATATACGATGACCATGAGATTATTGATTACAATCAAACTAGTAAGATTCTGAATACCTGTGACAAAATACTCCGTGGACAGTTTTAGCATActgttggtatgaaacacggaAATAATCCTATCATCGGGGATACCTATGTTAGCACCATTCTGAAATAGTATAGAAATGATACACGTGAGAATGATGATGATGAGAGTAGATAGAACATTTCACTCAGAAGAAAAAACGTAGTGCGGGATGTAGAAGAGGTACTGAAAGTAAATGTTGACTTC belongs to Ostrea edulis chromosome 7, xbOstEdul1.1, whole genome shotgun sequence and includes:
- the LOC125656187 gene encoding uncharacterized protein LOC125656187 gives rise to the protein MKAFLLVLLQCVCYGYSPVSTMHIQEEICRSGTASLKIQVVREKMSRESMFIPQLVVDPIHTPFRKKRNILPPRSPILASCAFGNKYVVKILEVLSNGANIGIPDDRIISVFHTNSMLKLSTEYFVTVSPYKNCAELKVMTAREWDTLNMIQKNWLENDTYKNNCGEMEQCFGNIDSTTFRCYDKFSYCATIKGQRRLKKKSRRFAFCVKRWTREGPSRHRRQIDANKGLMLFLC